The following proteins come from a genomic window of Geminicoccaceae bacterium SCSIO 64248:
- the ugpC gene encoding sn-glycerol-3-phosphate ABC transporter ATP-binding protein UgpC, with translation MATVQLKNVTKSYGDVPVVHGIDLDIKDRDFVVFVGPSGCGKSTLLRMIAGLEEISGGDLMIDGVRSNDTPPDRRGLAMVFQTYALYPHMTVADNMGFALKLAKVPADERRRKVEAAAQTLRLTDYLDRKPKALSGGQRQRVAIGRAIVREPKVFLFDEPLSNLDAALRVQMRIELAKLHTDLNATMIYVTHDQIEAMTLADRIVVLNGGRIEQVGAPLDLYDRPENLFVAGFLGNPKMNFIETKVTGIEGGRIKVDLPGGRSTTVEGDAGGLKVGDPVTLGVRAESLDVASDGPLAGTAEVVEHPGGEVLVYVNVGGSMVVAKLPGHAPVRVGDAIAFDIRPGGAHLFAADGKAVGRPQLMAA, from the coding sequence ATGGCCACCGTCCAGCTCAAGAACGTCACCAAGTCCTACGGCGATGTCCCGGTCGTTCACGGCATCGACCTCGACATCAAGGACCGCGACTTCGTCGTGTTCGTCGGACCATCCGGTTGCGGCAAGTCGACCCTGCTGCGCATGATCGCCGGTCTCGAGGAGATCTCGGGCGGCGACCTCATGATCGACGGCGTGCGCTCGAACGACACGCCGCCCGACCGCCGCGGGCTCGCCATGGTCTTCCAGACCTACGCGCTCTACCCGCACATGACCGTGGCCGACAACATGGGCTTCGCCCTCAAGCTGGCGAAGGTCCCGGCCGACGAGCGGCGGCGCAAGGTCGAGGCGGCGGCGCAGACGCTCCGCCTCACCGACTATCTCGACCGCAAGCCCAAGGCGCTCTCGGGCGGCCAGCGCCAGCGCGTCGCGATCGGGCGCGCCATCGTGCGCGAGCCCAAGGTGTTCCTGTTCGACGAGCCGTTGTCCAACCTCGACGCCGCCTTGCGCGTCCAGATGCGGATCGAGCTCGCCAAGCTGCACACCGACCTCAACGCGACCATGATCTACGTCACGCACGACCAGATCGAGGCGATGACGCTGGCCGACCGGATCGTCGTCCTGAACGGTGGACGGATCGAGCAGGTCGGCGCGCCGCTCGACCTCTACGACCGGCCGGAAAACCTGTTCGTCGCCGGCTTCCTCGGCAATCCCAAGATGAACTTCATCGAGACCAAGGTGACCGGCATCGAGGGCGGTCGCATCAAGGTCGACCTTCCCGGCGGTCGCTCGACCACGGTCGAAGGCGACGCCGGCGGCCTCAAGGTGGGCGATCCCGTGACGCTGGGCGTGCGCGCGGAATCCCTGGACGTCGCGTCCGATGGGCCTCTTGCCGGGACGGCCGAAGTCGTCGAGCATCCCGGCGGCGAAGTGCTGGTCTACGTCAATGTCGGGGGTTCCATGGTGGTCGCGAAGCTGCCCGGCCACGCGCCGGTCAGGGTCGGCGACGCGATCGCCTTCGACATCAGGCCGGGCGGCGCCCACCTGTTCGCCGCCGACGGCAAGGCGGTGGGCCGGCCTCAGCTCATGGCTGCCTGA
- a CDS encoding SDR family oxidoreductase has protein sequence MYLEKLKLDGRIAVVTGGGRGIGLACATALAEAGARILIADIDAGVAEEGRDAMKAAGYEVDTTVLDVTRPDEVTRCADDLVAKRGRVDILVANAGIARSGTPAEEVTDEHWLNVNDVNYNGVFWCDRAFGRHMLNARKGAIVNIGSMSGFIVNRPQKQAYYNASKAAVHHLTRSLATEWADRNVRVNAVAPTYINTPLTKFGGEAMKAMQADWLRDTPMGRMGEPDEIASVVHFLASDAASLMTGSIVLADAGFSAW, from the coding sequence ATGTATCTGGAAAAACTCAAGCTCGACGGTCGGATCGCGGTCGTGACCGGCGGCGGCCGCGGCATCGGCCTTGCCTGCGCGACCGCCCTGGCCGAGGCGGGCGCGCGCATCCTGATCGCCGACATCGACGCGGGCGTGGCCGAGGAAGGCCGCGACGCCATGAAGGCGGCCGGCTACGAGGTCGACACCACCGTGCTCGACGTCACCAGGCCCGACGAGGTCACGCGCTGCGCCGACGATCTGGTCGCGAAGCGCGGCCGGGTCGACATCCTGGTCGCCAACGCGGGCATTGCCCGCTCGGGCACGCCCGCCGAGGAGGTGACCGACGAGCATTGGCTGAACGTCAACGACGTCAACTACAATGGCGTGTTCTGGTGCGACCGCGCCTTCGGCCGGCACATGCTCAACGCACGCAAGGGCGCCATCGTCAATATCGGCTCGATGTCGGGCTTCATCGTCAACCGGCCGCAAAAGCAGGCCTACTACAACGCCTCCAAGGCGGCGGTGCATCACCTGACACGCTCGCTCGCCACGGAATGGGCCGACCGCAACGTGCGGGTCAACGCCGTGGCGCCCACCTACATCAACACGCCGCTCACCAAGTTCGGCGGCGAGGCCATGAAGGCGATGCAGGCGGACTGGCTGCGCGACACCCCGATGGGCCGCATGGGCGAGCCGGACGAGATCGCCTCGGTCGTGCACTTCCTGGCCTCCGACGCCGCCAGCCTGATGACCGGCTCGATCGTCCTGGCCGACGCCGGCTTTTCGGCCTGGTAG
- a CDS encoding GMC family oxidoreductase N-terminal domain-containing protein, translating to MAEYDYIVVGGGSSGCVAAARLVREHGARVLLLEAGGRATSMLVDMPAGFIKFLKGHPYLTMHQPVPQKALGGRQPIVPQGKALGGSSVVNGMVYIRGQADDYAIWDDETGHAGWSFRHMLPYFTKQEGNQRIGGPMHGVMGPLKVSDHIHKCDLSYAFVAALQNIGVPFNPDFNGGRQTGVGFLQLTTHKGRRCSAYRAFLEPVAGDPNLVIETDATVSKVIVEGGRATGVEYMTSGETKRARTGGEVVVAAGAYQTPKLLMLSGIGDPAHLKAHGIAVQVDLPGVGQNLMDHHEVPVIAATNGAYGYHGEDRGLRMIKNGLQWLLFKSGPVTSNGVEACVFINPDDPGADASIQLYCVPTVYMDSDTVRIEPTNGVTLNSCLLRPKARGSVRLRSADPTALPVIDNNYLGHEDDLRLSIAGLRYSREILTAEPLKGMVAAELLPGTGAVSDEELAEHCRRTVKTNYHPCGTCKMGRDDDPMAVLRPDLSVRGVDGLRVIDASMMPAIVSGNTNATALAVGDRAVDLITGTPTLPPAPLANRLPETVH from the coding sequence TTGGCCGAATACGACTACATCGTCGTCGGCGGCGGCAGCTCGGGCTGCGTCGCCGCTGCGCGCCTGGTCCGCGAGCACGGCGCGCGCGTGCTGCTCCTGGAAGCCGGCGGCCGCGCCACCAGCATGCTGGTCGACATGCCGGCCGGCTTCATCAAGTTCCTCAAGGGCCATCCCTATCTAACCATGCACCAGCCCGTGCCGCAAAAGGCGCTGGGCGGACGCCAGCCGATCGTGCCGCAGGGCAAGGCCCTGGGCGGCTCCTCGGTGGTCAACGGCATGGTCTATATCCGCGGCCAGGCCGACGACTACGCCATCTGGGACGACGAGACCGGTCACGCCGGCTGGAGCTTCCGGCACATGCTGCCCTACTTCACCAAGCAGGAGGGCAACCAGCGGATCGGCGGCCCGATGCACGGCGTGATGGGGCCGCTCAAGGTCTCCGACCACATCCACAAATGCGACCTGTCCTACGCTTTCGTGGCCGCGCTCCAGAACATCGGTGTGCCATTCAATCCCGACTTCAACGGCGGGCGGCAGACGGGCGTCGGCTTCCTGCAGCTCACGACCCACAAGGGAAGGCGCTGCAGCGCCTATCGCGCGTTTCTCGAGCCGGTCGCGGGCGATCCGAATCTGGTGATCGAGACCGACGCGACCGTGAGCAAGGTCATCGTCGAGGGCGGCCGGGCGACCGGCGTCGAATACATGACCAGCGGCGAGACCAAGCGGGCGCGGACGGGCGGCGAGGTCGTCGTCGCGGCCGGGGCCTACCAGACGCCCAAGCTCCTGATGCTCTCGGGCATCGGCGATCCCGCCCATCTCAAGGCGCACGGCATCGCGGTCCAGGTCGATCTGCCGGGTGTCGGGCAGAACCTGATGGACCATCACGAGGTGCCGGTCATCGCTGCGACCAACGGCGCCTATGGCTATCACGGCGAGGATCGCGGCCTGCGCATGATCAAGAACGGCCTGCAATGGCTGCTGTTCAAGTCGGGGCCCGTCACCTCGAACGGCGTCGAGGCCTGTGTCTTCATCAACCCCGACGATCCCGGGGCCGACGCCTCGATCCAGCTCTATTGCGTGCCGACCGTGTACATGGACTCCGACACGGTGAGGATCGAGCCGACCAACGGCGTGACGCTGAACTCCTGCCTGCTCCGGCCCAAGGCGCGGGGCTCGGTGCGCCTGCGCTCGGCCGATCCGACCGCTTTGCCGGTCATCGACAACAACTATCTCGGCCATGAGGACGACCTGCGCCTGTCGATCGCGGGCCTGCGTTATTCGCGCGAGATCCTGACCGCCGAGCCTCTGAAGGGCATGGTGGCGGCCGAGCTCCTGCCCGGCACGGGTGCCGTGAGCGACGAGGAGTTGGCCGAGCATTGCCGCCGGACGGTCAAGACCAACTACCATCCCTGCGGGACCTGCAAGATGGGCCGGGACGACGATCCCATGGCCGTGCTCCGGCCCGACCTCTCGGTGCGCGGCGTCGACGGCCTGCGCGTGATCGACGCGTCGATGATGCCAGCGATCGTGTCCGGAAACACCAACGCCACGGCGCTTGCGGTCGGCGATCGCGCCGTCGACCTGATCACCGGCACGCCCACATTGCCGCCGGCGCCTCTTGCCAATAGGCTTCCCGAAACGGTGCATTGA
- a CDS encoding FGGY-family carbohydrate kinase: protein MRKAYIGVDVGTGSARAGVFDAAGRLLGTAKHPIRMWREAGDVVEQSSDDIYRACCASVRAALREAGTGPDDIAGIGFDATCSLVALDGEGNPVTVSPSGDDARNIIVWMDHRAHAETEAINRTGHAVLAHVGGQISPEMETPKILWLKRHLPEAYGRVGHFLDLADFLTFRATDDLSRSTCTVTCKWTYMAHENRWDESYFRQIGLEDLAEDGFARIGRSIVEPGTPLGSGLTERAAEEFGLRPGTPVAASLIDAHAGGVATIGGAGLDGQAVDPFRRIAFIMGTSACAMAVAPTSRFVEGVWGPYFSAMLPGAWLTEGGQSAAGAALDHIVRLHPAFAATSEEAEAAGMSALDFLEKEAVGTGDVAEAAFRARALHVLPDVLGNRSPLADPDARGVIAGLTLDTSRSSLVDLFVATLCGLSYGAAQILDALEASGYAIDTVVMSGGASRSPLVRQIMADATERKVVLPETPEPVLLGAAMLGALASGEVASMDEAMAAMARSGAESEPRGGRVQAFHKAKRTVFDRLQATEREARTLMAQAASGA from the coding sequence ATGAGGAAGGCGTATATCGGCGTCGATGTCGGCACGGGCAGCGCGCGGGCGGGCGTGTTCGACGCGGCCGGCCGGCTTCTCGGCACGGCCAAGCACCCGATCCGCATGTGGCGCGAGGCGGGCGACGTCGTCGAGCAGTCGTCGGACGACATCTACCGCGCGTGCTGCGCCTCGGTTCGCGCTGCCCTGCGCGAAGCCGGGACCGGCCCGGACGACATTGCCGGCATCGGCTTCGACGCGACCTGCTCGCTGGTCGCGCTGGACGGCGAGGGCAATCCGGTCACGGTCAGCCCGTCCGGCGACGACGCGCGCAACATCATCGTCTGGATGGATCACCGCGCCCACGCCGAGACCGAGGCGATCAACCGGACCGGCCACGCCGTGCTCGCCCATGTCGGCGGGCAGATCTCGCCGGAGATGGAGACGCCGAAGATCCTGTGGCTGAAGCGCCATCTGCCCGAGGCCTACGGCCGCGTCGGCCATTTTCTCGACCTCGCCGACTTCCTGACCTTCCGCGCCACGGACGACCTGTCCCGCTCGACCTGCACCGTGACCTGCAAGTGGACCTACATGGCCCACGAGAACCGCTGGGACGAGAGCTATTTCCGCCAGATCGGGCTTGAGGACCTGGCGGAGGACGGCTTCGCGCGGATCGGCCGAAGCATCGTCGAGCCGGGCACGCCCCTGGGCTCGGGCCTGACCGAGCGGGCGGCGGAGGAGTTCGGCCTCCGGCCGGGCACGCCGGTCGCCGCCTCCCTGATCGACGCCCATGCCGGCGGCGTCGCGACGATCGGCGGCGCCGGGTTGGACGGGCAGGCGGTCGATCCGTTCCGCCGCATCGCCTTCATCATGGGCACCTCCGCCTGCGCCATGGCCGTGGCGCCGACCTCGCGCTTCGTCGAGGGCGTCTGGGGCCCTTATTTCTCCGCCATGCTCCCAGGCGCCTGGCTGACCGAGGGCGGCCAGTCGGCGGCCGGCGCCGCGCTCGATCACATCGTGCGCCTGCATCCGGCCTTCGCCGCGACCTCGGAGGAAGCCGAGGCCGCCGGCATGAGCGCGCTCGACTTCCTGGAGAAGGAAGCGGTCGGCACGGGTGACGTCGCCGAGGCCGCCTTTCGCGCCCGCGCGCTGCACGTCCTGCCTGACGTCCTGGGCAACCGCTCGCCCCTGGCCGATCCCGATGCGCGCGGCGTGATCGCCGGCCTGACCCTGGACACGAGCCGTTCGTCCCTGGTCGACCTGTTCGTCGCCACCCTGTGCGGCCTCAGCTACGGCGCGGCGCAGATCCTGGATGCGCTCGAAGCCTCCGGATACGCGATCGACACGGTCGTCATGTCGGGCGGGGCCAGCCGCAGCCCGCTCGTGCGCCAGATCATGGCGGACGCGACCGAGCGGAAGGTGGTCCTGCCGGAGACGCCCGAGCCGGTCCTTCTGGGTGCCGCCATGCTGGGCGCGCTCGCCTCGGGCGAGGTCGCGAGCATGGACGAGGCCATGGCCGCCATGGCGCGCAGCGGGGCCGAGAGCGAGCCGAGGGGCGGGAGGGTCCAGGCCTTCCACAAGGCCAAGCGCACGGTGTTCGACCGGCTCCAGGCGACCGAGCGCGAGGCGCGCACCCTCATGGCGCAGGCGGCGAGCGGGGCATGA
- a CDS encoding D-2-hydroxyacid dehydrogenase family protein, translating into MTVRIAILDDYQNLALSLADWSRVRERAEVVVFDRHLGSIEVAAEALTSFDVLCTLRERMAVPAELIDALPNLKAIAITGKHHRTLDMAAATAHGIPVMATGSGADGQYATAELAWGLIIGLLRHIPGESAGMRAGGWQTTLGTCLFGKRLGLVGLGRLGGRMAMAGNAFGMDVVAWSPNLTEERARDAGARLVGKDELFRESDVVSLHIVLSERSRGVVGAADLARMKSSAILVNTSRGPLVDQDALIAALRGGRIAGAGIDVFDREPLPADHPLRALPNVLLTPHLGYTVRETFEAFYRETVANLEAWLAGAPVNVTNPEAFSAGG; encoded by the coding sequence ATGACCGTCCGCATCGCGATTCTCGACGACTATCAGAACCTGGCTCTGTCCCTGGCCGACTGGTCTCGCGTCCGTGAACGGGCCGAGGTCGTCGTGTTCGACCGTCATCTCGGCAGCATCGAGGTGGCGGCGGAAGCGCTCACGTCGTTCGACGTGCTCTGCACCTTGCGCGAGCGCATGGCGGTTCCGGCCGAGCTCATCGACGCCCTGCCGAACCTCAAGGCGATCGCGATCACCGGCAAGCACCACCGCACGCTCGACATGGCGGCCGCGACGGCGCACGGCATTCCGGTCATGGCGACCGGCAGCGGCGCCGATGGCCAATACGCCACCGCCGAGCTCGCCTGGGGCCTGATCATCGGGCTCCTGCGGCACATCCCGGGCGAGAGCGCCGGCATGCGGGCGGGCGGCTGGCAGACCACGCTCGGCACCTGCCTGTTCGGCAAGCGCCTGGGCCTGGTCGGCCTCGGCCGGTTGGGCGGTCGCATGGCCATGGCCGGCAACGCGTTCGGCATGGACGTCGTGGCGTGGAGCCCGAACCTGACCGAGGAGCGTGCGCGGGACGCAGGCGCGCGCCTGGTCGGCAAGGACGAGCTGTTCCGGGAGAGCGATGTCGTCTCCCTGCACATCGTGCTGAGCGAGCGCAGCCGGGGCGTCGTCGGCGCCGCCGATCTCGCGCGCATGAAGTCGTCCGCGATCCTCGTCAACACCTCGCGCGGGCCGCTCGTCGACCAGGACGCCCTCATCGCCGCGCTTCGCGGGGGCCGGATCGCCGGGGCGGGCATCGATGTGTTCGACCGGGAGCCCTTGCCGGCCGATCATCCCCTGCGGGCCCTGCCGAACGTGCTGCTCACGCCGCATCTCGGCTACACCGTGCGCGAGACCTTCGAGGCGTTCTATCGGGAGACGGTCGCCAACCTCGAAGCCTGGCTGGCCGGCGCGCCGGTCAACGTGACCAATCCCGAAGCGTTTTCGGCCGGCGGCTGA
- a CDS encoding alpha/beta hydrolase yields the protein MKRLAALVCVATTAVTACVQRPITPDDPTLEMATVLSAHKALGARPAEELSPQEARSQPSIDDAVWFLEHQRGLPRTRIAVPRVWNIAVSGADGPLSARLYAPPENAPDAPTILYFHGGGWIAGDVDAYDATARALADKTGAILVSVQFRQAPEAKFPAIHDDAVAAYEWLLEHAIELGGLKDKIALAGESAGANLAIDTAIAARDQGLTPPVHILAIYPMAGTSDDTPSMVQHAFAEPMGRAAARHSLDAYAPSDADRANPRLDIVGKADLKGLPPVSLVLARIDPLRSEGEALVEKLREAGVPVEGRVYPGMTHDFFGTSALIPEARAAQDFAAIRLGEAFGTLIAPPVPKPDGSAQPPAENASGLVTLTGAPASQASRLATVSR from the coding sequence ATGAAGCGCCTCGCCGCCCTTGTCTGTGTCGCGACCACCGCCGTCACCGCTTGCGTTCAGCGGCCGATCACGCCCGACGACCCGACCCTCGAGATGGCGACCGTGCTCTCGGCGCACAAGGCGCTGGGCGCGCGGCCGGCCGAGGAGCTCAGCCCGCAGGAAGCGCGGAGCCAGCCCTCGATCGACGACGCCGTCTGGTTCCTCGAACATCAACGCGGTCTGCCTCGCACGCGGATCGCCGTGCCGCGGGTATGGAACATCGCGGTCAGCGGCGCCGACGGCCCCCTCTCGGCCCGGCTCTACGCGCCCCCGGAAAACGCGCCCGACGCGCCGACGATCCTGTATTTTCACGGCGGCGGCTGGATTGCGGGCGACGTGGACGCCTATGACGCGACGGCGCGGGCCCTCGCCGACAAGACCGGCGCCATCCTGGTCTCCGTCCAGTTTCGCCAGGCGCCCGAAGCCAAATTCCCGGCCATCCACGACGACGCCGTCGCCGCCTATGAATGGCTGCTCGAGCACGCGATCGAGCTGGGCGGACTCAAGGACAAGATCGCCCTCGCCGGCGAGAGCGCCGGCGCCAATCTCGCCATCGACACGGCCATCGCCGCGCGCGACCAGGGCCTGACCCCGCCTGTGCACATTCTCGCCATCTATCCCATGGCCGGGACCTCCGACGACACTCCCTCCATGGTCCAGCACGCCTTTGCCGAGCCCATGGGCCGCGCCGCCGCACGACATTCCCTCGACGCCTATGCGCCCAGCGACGCGGATCGTGCCAATCCTCGTCTCGACATCGTCGGGAAGGCGGACCTCAAGGGACTGCCGCCCGTCAGCCTCGTCCTCGCACGGATCGATCCCCTGCGCAGCGAAGGCGAGGCCCTGGTCGAGAAGCTGCGCGAGGCCGGCGTCCCGGTCGAAGGCCGGGTCTATCCCGGCATGACCCATGATTTCTTCGGCACGAGCGCGCTCATCCCCGAAGCGCGTGCGGCCCAGGACTTCGCCGCCATCCGCCTGGGGGAAGCGTTCGGCACGCTGATCGCGCCGCCGGTCCCGAAACCGGACGGGAGCGCTCAGCCGCCGGCCGAAAACGCTTCGGGATTGGTCACGTTGACCGGCGCGCCGGCCAGCCAGGCTTCGAGGTTGGCGACCGTCTCCCGATAG
- a CDS encoding GFA family protein, producing MAGSASFIPLEGGCACSHVRYRLEAAPIVVHACHCRFCQRMSGSAFGVNAMVEADRVTLLTEGRPEIVHTPSARPEGQAFHRCPRCRVSVWSNHALLGEAIAIVMVGTLDEAGRIVPDVHCYTATRHPWVVLPAGVPAYEGDYDHEQVWSAEAKERIGRALAG from the coding sequence ATGGCAGGAAGCGCTTCGTTCATACCTCTGGAAGGCGGCTGCGCGTGCAGCCATGTCCGGTATCGCCTCGAGGCGGCGCCGATCGTCGTCCATGCCTGCCACTGCCGGTTCTGCCAGCGCATGAGCGGCAGCGCCTTCGGCGTGAACGCCATGGTCGAAGCTGATCGCGTCACGCTCCTGACCGAAGGGCGGCCCGAGATCGTCCACACGCCATCGGCCCGCCCGGAGGGACAGGCCTTCCACCGCTGCCCGCGCTGCCGCGTCTCGGTCTGGAGCAACCACGCGTTGCTCGGCGAGGCGATTGCGATCGTCATGGTCGGCACGCTGGACGAGGCCGGTCGCATCGTTCCCGACGTGCACTGCTACACGGCCACGCGTCATCCCTGGGTCGTTCTTCCGGCCGGCGTCCCCGCCTATGAAGGCGACTACGACCACGAGCAGGTCTGGAGCGCCGAGGCGAAGGAGCGGATCGGCCGGGCCTTGGCGGGCTGA
- a CDS encoding cell wall hydrolase yields the protein MRPLALPTVLLGLALTTAQASLAAAEEAVAAARPDAKGGAPSYAAEKECLAMTVYWEAKGEGRKGMDAVAAVVMNRVDASEFPTTVCGVVHDGGPDGPCQFAWYCDGKDDTPDEAEMWAQAQQVAEAHLKGRSGDPTAGATYFHTGDAQPAWSEDLEPTTRIGDHEFYKDPDADE from the coding sequence ATGCGGCCTCTCGCGCTTCCAACCGTGCTTCTCGGCCTCGCTCTGACGACGGCGCAGGCCTCCCTGGCGGCGGCGGAGGAGGCGGTCGCGGCGGCGCGCCCGGATGCCAAGGGCGGTGCGCCTTCCTACGCGGCCGAGAAGGAATGCCTGGCCATGACCGTGTATTGGGAGGCCAAGGGCGAAGGCCGCAAGGGCATGGACGCCGTTGCTGCCGTGGTCATGAACCGGGTCGACGCGTCGGAATTTCCGACCACGGTGTGCGGCGTCGTGCACGACGGCGGCCCGGACGGCCCCTGCCAGTTCGCGTGGTATTGCGACGGGAAGGACGACACGCCGGACGAGGCCGAGATGTGGGCCCAGGCGCAGCAGGTCGCCGAGGCGCATCTCAAGGGCCGGTCCGGCGACCCGACCGCCGGCGCCACCTACTTCCATACCGGCGACGCGCAGCCGGCCTGGAGCGAGGACCTGGAGCCGACCACGCGGATCGGCGATCACGAGTTCTACAAAGATCCGGACGCCGACGAATAG
- a CDS encoding cell wall hydrolase: protein MTFRPHPLFLVLIGLAMLTGVGLLGQRWMPMLSPQQAIAEGLRTPVDLPGLGLSLTRTPEACLTLAMYWEAKGEGVVGMAAVGAVVMNRTGSRLFPNDVCAVVTQGGEGGPCQFSFWCDGRSDRPVERTPWQNARKLAQVLLAGRLTDPSEGALYFHAGHVSPYWMTAFEPTVRIRNHFFYR from the coding sequence GTGACGTTTCGCCCCCACCCGCTTTTCCTCGTCCTGATCGGCCTTGCGATGCTGACCGGCGTGGGCCTGCTCGGCCAGCGATGGATGCCGATGCTGAGCCCCCAGCAAGCGATCGCGGAAGGGCTGCGCACGCCGGTCGACCTGCCCGGGCTGGGCCTCTCGCTCACCCGAACGCCCGAGGCCTGCCTGACGCTCGCCATGTATTGGGAAGCGAAGGGCGAAGGCGTGGTCGGCATGGCCGCGGTCGGCGCCGTGGTCATGAACCGGACGGGCTCGCGCCTCTTTCCGAACGATGTCTGCGCGGTGGTGACGCAAGGCGGCGAAGGCGGCCCCTGCCAGTTCTCGTTCTGGTGCGACGGACGCTCGGACCGCCCGGTCGAGCGGACTCCCTGGCAAAACGCCCGCAAGCTGGCGCAGGTTCTCCTTGCCGGCCGGTTGACCGATCCGAGCGAGGGCGCCCTCTATTTTCACGCAGGCCACGTGTCGCCCTACTGGATGACGGCATTCGAACCGACAGTGCGAATACGAAATCATTTTTTCTACCGTTAA
- a CDS encoding ATP-binding protein, which yields MATAHLIHGYLGAGKTTLARRLEQDLPAIRFTHDEWMSTLYGADPPLDSFADRFERVTALIERLWPRCLELGADVVLDLGFWSRAQRDAARRIVARVGAGHRLYRVACPEEAAWSRIARRNSALGSDLFIARPTFDGLKARFEPLADDEDRTEIAT from the coding sequence ATGGCGACGGCGCACCTCATCCACGGCTATCTCGGCGCGGGCAAGACGACCCTCGCCCGCCGTCTTGAGCAGGACCTGCCTGCCATCCGCTTCACTCACGACGAATGGATGTCGACCCTGTACGGCGCCGATCCGCCTCTGGACAGCTTCGCCGACCGGTTCGAGCGGGTCACGGCGCTGATCGAGCGGCTTTGGCCCCGCTGCCTGGAGCTGGGCGCCGACGTCGTGCTCGATCTCGGCTTCTGGAGCCGAGCACAGCGCGACGCCGCGCGGCGGATCGTGGCGCGCGTCGGCGCCGGGCACCGTCTGTACCGGGTCGCCTGCCCGGAGGAGGCGGCGTGGTCCCGAATTGCTCGGCGCAATTCGGCGCTGGGGTCCGACCTGTTCATCGCGCGCCCGACCTTCGACGGCCTGAAAGCGCGTTTCGAGCCGCTTGCCGACGACGAGGACCGCACCGAGATCGCGACCTGA